Proteins from a genomic interval of Bdellovibrionales bacterium:
- a CDS encoding radical SAM protein, translated as MLFAKSAQRPPVDAIMGSYLREKRSPYIHLSWMIHGQCNYRCSYCHKNNWGGSSRRLEFNHAIYFLERFLEHYKDRRIVVSFSGGEPTLWPHFTELVEWLHVRGISMGLTSNGSRGLSYFKGIAPLLSWLNLSYHPEFSHEQRFMETVIGASFFCDVRVRLMMPVERRLWDRSISFGEKLKSALGFGSLTTIEYAPISEDFSGLHARPTEYATDQKGRFEDPVFAVGPDRKFKERASIENVDGGIVGAPRKIFELDANTLLAQGQTNFIGWKCEIGLEQTFIDS; from the coding sequence ATGTTATTTGCAAAATCAGCTCAACGTCCTCCTGTTGACGCAATTATGGGATCTTATCTGAGAGAGAAAAGATCCCCCTATATTCATTTGAGCTGGATGATACATGGTCAATGTAATTATCGATGCTCTTATTGTCACAAAAACAATTGGGGTGGATCGAGCCGGCGCCTTGAATTTAATCATGCGATTTACTTTCTGGAGAGATTTCTTGAACATTACAAGGATCGTCGAATTGTTGTTTCCTTTAGTGGAGGTGAGCCAACGCTTTGGCCTCATTTTACAGAGCTTGTCGAGTGGCTTCATGTTCGCGGAATTTCAATGGGCCTCACGAGCAACGGATCGAGGGGGCTTTCATATTTCAAAGGGATTGCGCCCCTATTGTCTTGGCTAAATTTGAGTTATCACCCAGAGTTTTCCCATGAGCAGCGTTTTATGGAGACAGTGATTGGGGCCTCTTTTTTTTGTGATGTCAGAGTTCGCCTAATGATGCCAGTTGAACGTCGATTGTGGGATCGGTCAATTTCCTTTGGAGAGAAATTAAAGTCCGCTCTTGGATTTGGATCTTTGACAACAATTGAATACGCTCCCATTTCTGAGGATTTTAGCGGTCTTCATGCTCGTCCGACAGAATACGCAACTGATCAGAAGGGTCGTTTTGAGGATCCCGTTTTCGCAGTGGGACCGGATCGTAAGTTCAAAGAAAGGGCCTCCATTGAGAATGTGGATGGGGGAATCGTTGGTGCCCCGAGAAAAATATTTGAACTGGACGCCAATACTCTTCTCGCCCAGGGGCAAACCAATTTTATCGGATGGAAGTGTGAAATAGGACTTGAGCAGACTTTTATTGATTCATAA